A single region of the Oreochromis niloticus isolate F11D_XX linkage group LG19, O_niloticus_UMD_NMBU, whole genome shotgun sequence genome encodes:
- the c9orf72 gene encoding guanine nucleotide exchange factor C9orf72 homolog, with the protein MSSGCPPQSPAVAKSEVSVEGECPLLAATFAYWDNILGPRVRHIWVPKGDQLMFLSDGEVTFLANHTLNGEILRSAECGAVDVKFFVLAEKGVIIVSLIFDGELKGDKNTCALSIILPQTELAFYLPLHTICVERLKHVIRKGRIWMQKGYNIISVLSLEIVPIMELLTSMKTHSVPEDIDIKDTVLNDDDIGDSCHEDFLHKAISSHLQTCGCSIVVGSNPEKINKIVRTLCLFLTPAERKCSRLCRADDSFKYDTGLFVQGLLKDSTGSFVLPFRQVLYSPYPTTHIDVDINTVKQMPPCHEHTYNQRRYMRSELSALWKTDSEDDIPPDTVIHTDETFTPDLNIFQDVMHKDTLVKSFIIEVFMLKPGLSLRSTYLAQFLLLLHRKALTLLKYIEDETQKGKKPFRSLRNLKTDLDLMVEGDLNIVMAFAEKLRAGLHSFVFGKPFYTSMQERDVLTSF; encoded by the exons ATGTCTTCCGGCTGTCCACCCCAATCACCTGCTGTGGCAAAGTCTGAAGTATCAGTAGAGGGAGAATGCCCGCTCCTGGCTGCTACCTTTGCCTACTGGGACAATATTCTGGGACCACGGGTGCGCCACATCTGGGTACCAAAGGGTGACCAGTTGATGTTCCTCAGCGATGGAGAAGTAACATTTTTGGCTAATCATACACTCAATGGGGAGATTCTGCGTAGCGCAGAGTGCGGTGCCGTGGACGTGAAGTTCTTTGTACTGGCAGAAAAGGGTGTCATCATTGTGTCTCTCATCTTTGATGGCGAGCTCAAGGGGGATAAGAACACATGTGCCTTGTCCATTATTCTTCCTcaaacagagctggccttctaCCTGCCCCTGCACACCATCTGCGTGGAGAGGCTGAAGCACGTTATCCGCAAGGGACGCATTTGGATGCAGAAG GGTTACAATATCATCTCAGTGTTGAGCTTAGAAATTGTCCCTATCATGGAGCTGCTGACCTCTATGAAGACACACAGTGTACCAGAAGATATAGAT ATAAAAGACACGGTGCTAAATGATGATGACATCGGGGACAGCTGCCACGAGGATTTCCTACACAA ggCCATCAGCTCTCATCTGCAGACGTGTGGCTGTTCAATCGTGGTTGGAAGCAACCCGGAGAAAATAAACAAG ATTGTGCGGACTCTCTGCCTCTTTCTCACTCCTGCTGAGAGGAAGTGCTCTCGCCTCTGCAGGGCCGACGACTCCTTCAAGTATGACACTGGCCTGTTTGTTCAGGGTCTGCTCAAG gACTCGACCGGCAGCTTTGTTCTGCCCTTCCGCCAGGTACTCTACTCGCCCTACCCAACCACACACATCGACGTGGACATCAACACAGTGAAACAGATGCCGCCGTGCCACGAACACACATACAACCAGCGGCGCTACATGCGTTCTGAGCTAAGCGCACTCTGGAAGACGGATAGCGAGGACGACATACCTCCAGATACAGTCATTCACACTGACGAAACCTTTACACCTGACCT GAATATATTTCAAGATGTCATGCATAAAGACACTTTGGTCAAGTCATTTATAATTGAG GTGTTCATGCTGAAGCCAGGCCTGTCCCTGCGGAGCACCTATCTGGCCcagtttctgctgctgctccacaGGAAGGCCCTCACTCTGCTCAAGTACATCGAGGACGAAAC GCAAAAAGGGAAGAAGCCATTTCGGTCTTTGCGCAACTTAAAGACGGATCTGGATCTGATGGTGGAGGGAGACCTGAACATCGTGATGGCCTTCGCTGAGAAGCTGAGGGCTGGACTTCACTCGTTTGTGTTCGGGAAACCGTTCTACACGAGCATGCAGGAGCGAGATGTACTCACGAGCTTTTAA